The following coding sequences are from one Candidatus Desulfofervidus auxilii window:
- a CDS encoding DNA-binding protein: MKYSQAKIGRVYVIRLEDGDIIHEEIEKFAREKSIKAAALIIIGGADEGSKLIVGPEHGRKKPIVPMEHILNNVYEIVGTGTIFPNEKGEPILHMHIACGRKTSSITGCVRKGVKVWHVMEVILFELVDTTAIRALDPNTGFELLNP; the protein is encoded by the coding sequence ATGAAATATTCACAGGCTAAAATAGGAAGAGTATATGTTATTCGTCTTGAAGATGGGGATATTATCCATGAAGAAATTGAAAAATTTGCGCGTGAAAAATCCATTAAAGCAGCAGCTTTAATTATTATTGGAGGAGCTGATGAAGGCAGTAAGCTTATTGTAGGTCCTGAACATGGGCGTAAAAAACCGATTGTGCCTATGGAACATATTCTTAATAATGTTTATGAAATAGTTGGCACTGGAACAATCTTTCCCAATGAAAAAGGTGAGCCTATTTTACACATGCATATAGCTTGTGGAAGGAAAACATCTTCAATAACTGGATGTGTTCGCAAAGGGGTAAAGGTATGGCATGTTATGGAAGTTATATTGTTTGAATTAGTTGATACTACGGCGATTCGTGCTCTTGATCCAAATACAGGATTTGAACTGCTAAATCCCTAA